The Molothrus aeneus isolate 106 chromosome 30, BPBGC_Maene_1.0, whole genome shotgun sequence genome contains a region encoding:
- the LOC136567801 gene encoding octapeptide-repeat protein T2-like yields the protein MPGRERGRTGARSSRERGQERERGQERERGQERPGPGPGAPGAAAAPPKPRSGGAGRGAAPRACPEPRGQRSHARAAQRAPREHPESAQREPKQRPERAQREPKESPESAQRAPRESPKSAQREPRESPERAQGAPRESPESAQREPRESPESAQRAPRERPERAQRGPRESPERAQRAPRESPKRAQREPRERPERAQRALKGSPRAAKK from the coding sequence ATGccgggcagggagaggggcaggaccggggccaggagcagccgggagcggggccaggagcgggagcggggccaggagcgggagcggggccaGGAGCGGCCGGGACCGGGGCCAGGAGCtcccggagcggcggcggcgcctccAAAGCCGCGCTCGGGCGGTGCCGGGCGTGGGGCGGCACCGAGGGCGTGCCCGGAGCCGCGCGGGCAGCGCTCGCACgccagggctgcccagagagcGCCCAGAGAGCACCCAGAGAGCGCCCAGAGAGAGCCCAAACAGCGCCCAGAGAGAGCCCAGAGAGAGCCCAAAGAGAGCCCAGAGAGCGCCCAGAGAGCGCCCAGAGAGAGCCCAAAGAGCGCCCAGAGAGAGCCCAGAGAGAGCCCAGAGAGAGCCCAGGGAGCGCCCAGAGAGAGCCCAGAGAGCGCCCAGAGAGAGCCCAGAGAGAGCCCAGAGAGCGCCCAGAGAGCGCCCAGAGAGCGCCCAgagagagcccagagagggCCCAGAGAGAGCCCAGAGAGAGCCCAGAGAGCGCCCAGAGAGAGCCCAAAGAGAGCCCAGAGAGAGCCCAGAGAGCGCCCAGAGAGAGCCCAGAGAGCGCTGAAAGGCTCCCCAAGGGCTGccaaaaaataa
- the HOXC13 gene encoding homeobox protein Hox-C13, producing the protein MTAPLGLPPRWPDALGCRCEDAPREKPRMESLGHCRDGLGHCREMLPHAGLAAPGGGGGGAAADGAAYAELAGAEPARQCPSGSLGYGGYPFAPGYYGCRLNLQQKPCGYHPPDKFAEAGGALGAEELPPARAKEFPFYPGFPGSYQAVPGYLDVSVVPALAEPRHEALLPMEGYQGWALANAGWDGQVYCSKEQPQPAHLWKAPFPDVVPLQAEPSPFRRGRKKRVPYTKPQLKELEREFAASRFITKEKRRRIAGATSLSERQVTIWFQNRRVKEKKVQGKARPGHLRDT; encoded by the exons ATGACGGCGCCGCTCGGGCTCCCCCCGCGCTGGCCCGACGCGCTCGGCTGCCGCTGCGAGGACGCCCCGCGGGAGAAGCCGCGCATGGAGAGCCTGGGCCACTGCCGGGACGGGCTGGGCCACTGCCGGGAGATGCTGCCGCACGCCGGGCTGGCCGcaccgggcggcggcggcggcggagcggccgcggACGGAGCCGCGTACGCGGAGCTGGCGGGCGCGGAGCCGGCGCGGCAGTGCCCGTCGGGCTCGCTGGGCTACGGCGGGTACCCGTTCGCGCCGGGCTACTACGGCTGCCGCCTGAACCTGCAGCAGAAGCCCTGCGGGTACCACCCGCCCGACAAATTCGCCGAGGCCGGCGGCGCGCTGGGCGCCGAGGAGCTGCCGCCGGCGCGGGCCAAGGAGTTCCCGTTCTACCCCGGCTTCCCCGGCTCCTACCAGGCCGTGCCGGGCTACTTGGACGTGTCGGTGGTGCCGGCGCTGGCCGAGCCGCGGCACGAGGCTTTGCTTCCCATGGAAGGCTACCAGGGCTGGGCGCTGGCCAACGCCGGCTGGGACGGGCAGGTTTACTGCTCCAAGGAGCAGCCGCAGCCCGCGCACCTCTGGAAGGCGCCGTTCCCAG ACGTGGTGCCGCTGCAGGCCGAGCCCAGCCCCTTCCGGCGCGGCCGCAAGAAGCGCGTGCCCTACACGAAGccgcagctgaaggagctggagcgCGAGTTCGCCGCCAGCCGCTTCATCACCAAGGAGAAGCGGCGCCGCATCGCGGGCGCCACCAGCCTGAGCGAGCGCCAGGTCACCATCTGGTTCCAGAACCGCCGCGTCAAGGAGAAGAAGGTGCAGGGCAAGGCCCGGCCCGGGCACCTCCGGGACACCTGA